The following are encoded together in the Anopheles nili chromosome 3, idAnoNiliSN_F5_01, whole genome shotgun sequence genome:
- the LOC128727250 gene encoding phosphatidate phosphatase LPIN3, with amino-acid sequence MNSIVNLFTNFKGFYSEINGATLTGAIDVVVVQQPDGSYLGSPFHVRFGKLGVLRSREKVVDITVNGEPVDLQMKLGESGEAFFVEECAEDDVEVPAHMATSPIPTHSFLSDEAGGPSFLKDVGQLAGGETSGPTGGGPGVGSVTEVGEEAVKLMVTRAEDGVDVQEDMLPRLRRNSVDMSNENGELERAKYENQRSEYSHRRHTDNVTNRPDLSLTKKEYTMQKLRQEWTAATEAAEQEQIFHLEGLDNAPLEGEGSGGSVSAEVNSSWKNSTPLPTSTVDVNAPEMEEEKHFKPIDAQPTTESGNRTGQATDLASVVVQSAAGDAAGDSKSKKKRRKKSVMKKKNSQRKNSASSSSGAGSNHSDPNEGTETDSLTASQVTVSSTSGSSLPKEDTATEEPVAEEAAPTKEGRDSPELSGPVMSSSHHAELDIHFFSDTDIGTGVSPQQSRPSTPIQSDTEFEMSQREKPLTEDERLMYGNSWNWGELPTQVEPNGNDAEGVKQAQHNSMLNGLMSLMKYNNKKKRQSVPDGMYLSDLDKLNEPEIAQLYFPTFSKLKHEQQQQQQGQTASGDDEDRESGNGTSIPQSPTSMEGPGGKGIDSDFDERDHLTAVGEDEKLRAGEDMVDQSINSFALSLCGGLEDQQGPSDEQFERHRLQYANVLADPRVFKSPDLVVRINGKYYSWEVACPQVMTILAFQCGLPDQLLVSSKGAGGVETDGSKKDVTLQNQQRPEQQQAQQPQANAGGRWWYWRRSNESKPTPAGGTELALTPSSPTGAQDEPTGEGPDGKVSTAVATQTSRSNSPDDESPSRGVSVSVPAYKNTSKTEDGYNGSLSSEDSELTMDKSLPVGSHLDNSAEKQLDLLGCGEKYRKTLRLSSERIVELNLLDGMNEIEFSVTTAYQGTTRCKCYLFKWRHNDKVVISDIDGTITKSDVLGHLLPMVGKSWDQIGVAQLFTKIEENGYKMLYLSARAIGQAKTTRGYLQSIRQGDVKLPDGPLLLNPTSLMSAFHREVIEKKPEHFKIACLNDIRDLFPERNPFYAGYGNRINDVWAYRAVGIPTARIFTINPKGELKHDLTQTFQSTYANMAYIVDQLYPPIKHIEEEDNEYTSFNYWREPVAEIDFAACDISGSSLSSSIAATQPSTSGSQPSGKITPTATIMQQALPTIPEN; translated from the exons ATGAACAGCATCGTGAATTTGTTTACTAATTTTAAGGGCTTCTACAGCGAGATCAACGGTGCCACACTAACCGGCGCCATCGATGTGGTCGTTGTCCAGCAACCGGATGGATCCTACCTTGGTTCTCCGTTTCACGTGCGCTTCGGCAAGCTCGGAGTCCTTCGCAGCCGGGAAAAGGTTGTCGACATCACGGTGAACGGGGAACCGGTCGATTTGCAGATGAAGCTCGGTGAATCGGGTGAGGCATTTTTCGTGGAAGAATGCGCCGAAGATGACGTCGAAGTGCCGGCACACATGGCCACCTCACCCATACCGACGCATTCCTTCCTGAGCGATGAAGCCGGAGGGCCGAGTTTCCTCAAGGATGTTGGCCAGCTGGCTGGAGGTGAGACGAGTGGTCCCACTGGAGGAGGCCCGGGAGTTGGATCGGTGACGGAAGTGGGCGAGGAAGCGGTCAAACTGATGGTGACACGAGCGGAAGACGGTGTAGACGTGCAGGAGGACATGCTGCCACGGTTGCGCCGTAATTCCGTCGATATGTCCAACGAAAATGGTGAGCTGGAGCGGGCGAAGTATGAAAACCAAAGATCCGAGTACAGCCACCGGCGGCACACGGACAACGTGACCAACAGGCCGGATCTGTCACTGACGAAGAAGGAGTACACAATGCAGAAACTGCGCCAGGAATGGACCGCCGCTACGGAAGCTGCTGAGCAGGAGCAGATCTTCCATCTAGAGGGGTTAGACAACGCGCCACTTGAGGGAGAAGGAAGTGGTGGATCGGTTAGTGCGGAGGTGAACAGTAGCTGGAAGAATAGCACACCTCTCCCAACGTCCACCGTCGACGTAAATGCTCCTGAAATGGAAGAGGAGAAGCACTTTAAACCGATCGATGCtcaacccaccaccgaaagTGGCAATAGAACTGGCCAGGCTACCGATTTGGCCTCTGTCGTGGTACAGAGCGCTGCGGGAGATGCCGCTGGTGattcgaaatcgaaaaagaaacgcaggAAGAAGTCGGtcatgaagaagaaaaactcacAACGTAAGAATTCCGCCAGTAGCAGTTCCGGGGCTGGATCGAATCATTCCGATCCGAATGAAGGCACGGAAACGGACAGTTTAACGGCGTCCCAGGTGACGGTTTCGTCGACGAGTGGTAGCTCCTTGCCGAAGGAGGACACGGCGACTGAGGAACCCGTGGCGGAAGAAGCCGCTCCAACGAAGGAAGGCCGCGATAGCCCGGAACTAAGTGGACCAGTGATGTCTTCTAGCCACCACGCGGAGCTGGACATTCACTTTTTCAGCGATACGGACATTGGAACGGGTGTCAGCCCGCAACAGTCGCGTCCTTCCACGCCGATCCAGAGCGATACGGAGTTCGAGATGTCACAGCGCGAAAAACCACTCACCGAGGACGAACGGTTGATGTACGGTAACTCCTGGAACTGGGGCGAGCTTCCGACACAGGTGGAACCGAACGGAAACGATGCCGAGGGCGTTAAGCAGGCCCAACACAACTCGATGCTGAACGGACTGATGAGCTTGATGAAgtacaacaacaagaaaaagcgCCAAAGTGTGCCGGATGGGATGTACCTGTCGGATCTGGACAAGCTGAATGAGCCGGAGATCGCGCAGCTGTACTTTCCGACGTTTTCGAAGCTAaaacacgagcagcagcagcagcagcaaggcCAAACGGCTAgtggtgatgatgaggatCGTGAGAGTGGAAATGGGACGTCGATTCCGCAAAGTCCGACATCGATGGAAGGTCCTGGTGGTAAGGGAATTGATTCGGATTTTGATGAGCGTGATCATCTCACCGCGGTTGGGGAGGATGAGAAGCTGCGAGCCGGTGAGGACATGGTTGATCAATCGATCAATTCGTTTGCGTTGTCGCTGTGTGGTGGATTGGAGGATCAGCAAGGACCGTCGGATGAGCAGTTCGAGCGGCACCGTTTGCAGTACGCCAATGTGTTGGCCGATCCGAGGGTGTTTAAATCACCCGATCTCGTGGTGCGCATTAACGGGAAGTACTACAGCTGGGAGGTGGCGTGTCCGCAGGTTATGACGATCCTTGCGTTTCAATGTGGGTTACCGGATCAGCTGCTGGTGAGCAGCAAAGGGGCTGGAGGTGTGGAGACGGATGGTTCAAAGAAGGATGTAACGTTGCAGAATCAGCAACGGccggagcagcagcaagccCAACAACCGCAAGCAAACGCCGGTGGACGTTGGTGGTATTGGCGTCGTTCGAATGAATCGAAACCAACCCCAGCCGGTGGAACCGAACTGGCTTTGACGCCTTCATCTCCGACCGGAGCACAGGATGAGCCCACCGGGGAAGGCCCTGACGGGAAGGTTTCGACAGCTGTTGCAACGCAAACGTCCCGTTCGAACTCGCCGGATGATGAGAGCCCGAGTCGGGgtgtttccgtttcggtgccTGCGTACAAGAACACTTCAAAAACGGAGGATGGCTACAATGGGTCACTGTCGTCGGAAGATTCGGAGCTAACGATGGATAAGTCCCTGCCGGTTGGTTCGCATCTGGACAACAGTGCCGAGAAGCAGCTGGATCTGCTGGGTTGCGGAGAAAAGTATCGAAAAACGCTCCGGCTGTCGTCGGAACGGATCGTTGAGCTGAACCTTTTGGATGGGATGAATGAGATCGAATTCAGCGTAACTACTGCCTACCAGGGGACAACGCGGTGCAAATGTTACCTCTTCAAGTGGCGCCACAACGACAAGGTCGTGATTTCGGATATTGACGGGACGATTACGAA ATCGGATGTGCTTGGCCACCTGCTGCCGATGGTGGGTAAATCCTGGGACCAGATTGGTGTTGCTCAGTTGTTCACCAAGATTGAGGAAAATGGGTACAAGATGCTGTATCTTTCGGCGCGTGCCATCGGGCAAGCCAAAACCACACGTGGTTACTTGCAGTCGATCCGCCAAGGAGACGTTAAACTGCCGGACGGGCCTTTGCTGCTTAATCCTACGTCCCTGATGTCGGCCTTCCACCGGGAGGTGATCGAGAAGAAACCGGAGCATTTTAAGATCGCCTGTTTGAACGACATCCGTGACCTGTTCCCGGAGCGAAACCCGTTCTACGCTGGGTATGGTAACAGGATTAAT GATGTTTGGGCGTACCGAGCGGTGGGCATTCCGACGGCCAGAATTTTCACCATCAACCCGAAGGGAGAACTGAAGCACGATCTGACACAAACATTCCAATCGAC CTACGCCAACATGGCATACATAGTTGATCAGCTTTACCCACCCATCAAACACATTGAGGAGGAAGACAACGAATACACAAGCTTCAACTACTGGCGCGAGCCGGTGGCTGAGATTGATTTTGCTGCCTGTGACATATCCGGTTCCTCCTTGTCGTCCTCGATTGCTGCCACGCAACCGTCTACGTCCGGATCCCAACCATCGGGCAAGATCACTCCGACAGCGACGATCATGCAGCAAGCCCTGCCTACCATTCCTGAAAACTAA
- the LOC128727644 gene encoding ras-related GTP-binding protein C: MSYQDEEEQVGSFPKDFGYGDFDHESDGNRVSDDKPQILLMGLRGSGKSSIQKVVFHKMSPNETLFLESTKKIVKDDINNNSFVQFQIWDFPGQIDFFDPTFDSDMIFGGCGALVFVIDAQDDYVDALTKLNQTVTKAFKVNPRIKFEVFIHKVDGVSDDFKMESQRDIHSRATDDLNDSGLEGVHLNFHLTSIYDHSIFEAFSKVVQKLIPQLAALENLLNLFIHNSGIEKAFLFDVVSKIYIATDATPVDMQSYELCCDMIDVVIDLSCIYGSRDNPDVPAFDNQSSSIIKMNNSTVLYLREVNKFLALVCIIREESFSRQGVIDYNFLCFREAITQVFELRFKHQKLETIEEDSTDMTDMRDFHEDVIPSMKRFQE; encoded by the exons ATG aGCTACCAGGACGAGGAGGAGCAAGTGGGATCGTTTCCGAAGGACTTCGGATACGGCGATTTCGATCACGAAAGTGATGGCAACCGCGTGTCAGATGATAAGCCCCAAATTTTGCTTATGGGGCTTCGTGGTTCCGGGAAGAGTTCCATTCAGAAGGTAGTTTTCCACAAAATGTCCCCAAATGAAACGCTGTTCCTGGAATCGACTAAAAAAATAGTCAAAGAcgacatcaacaacaacagctttGTGCAGTTTCAAATATGGGATTTTCCCGGTCAGATCGACTTTTTCGACCCGACGTTCGATTCGGACATGATCTTCGGTGGCTGTGGCGCGCTGGTGTTCGTCATTGATGCTCAGGACGATTACGTGGACGCGCTTACAAAGCTGAACCAAACCGTCACCAAAGCCTTCAAGGTAAACCCGCGGATTAAATTCGAGGTGTTCATCCATAAAGTGGACGGTGTGAGCGACGACTTTAAGATGGAGTCCCAACGGGACATACATTCACGGGCGACCGACGATCTGAACGATTCTGGCCTTGAAGGTGTTCATTTAAACTTTCACCTCACGTCGATATACGATCATTCGATCTTCGAGGCGTTTTCGAAGGTGGTTCAGAAACTGATTCCCCAACTTGCCGCCCTCGAGAACCTGCTGAATCTGTTCATTCACAACTCCGGGATTGAAAAAGCGTTCCTGTTTGATGTCGTGTCAAAGATCTACAttgcaaccgatgcaacgCCCGTAGATATGCAAAGTTACGAGTTGTGCTGCGACATGATCGATGTGGTCATTGATCTTTCTTGTATATATGG TTCACGGGACAACCCTGATGTGCCAGCGTTCGACAACCAGAGTTCCAGCATTATTAAAATGAACAACAGCACGGTGCTGTACCTGCGAGAGGTGAATAAGTTCCTGGCGCTGGTGTGCATCATTCGAGAGGAAAGCTTCTCCCGGCAGGGCGTGATCGATTACAACTTTCTTTGCTTCCGTGAGGCCATCACGCAGGTTTTCGAGCTTCGCTTCAAGCACCAAAAGCTGGAAACCATCGAAGAAGACTCAACTGATAT